The following is a genomic window from Spirosoma foliorum.
ATAATAATTTGCCTATTTTGGCGGAAAAGCCCGATAGCGTTCAGTCGTCCATTCGATTAGGGCGTCGGTTGTTTACCCGTTCTCATCCCGATTTTTTCAAAATGTTGGTCGCCAATGAAGTATTGGGCGGCTATTTTGGTTCTCGGTTGATGAAGAATATTCGGGAAGAGAAAGGGTTTACGTATGGCATCTCCTCGAATATGCCTTCATTCCGGCGAGATGGCTATTTTCTGATTGGTACGGATGTCAATAAAGAAAATACACAAGAGACACTGGATGAAATACGCAAGGAAATCCGTATCCTTCAAACCGAGCTGGTTGCTGACAGCGAACTGGAAACGGTAAAGAATTATATGTCTGGTGAATTTGTTGGATCACTGAATACACCATTTGACATTGCCGATCGGTATAAAGTGATTTTGCTGGATAGTATGCCTGCTGATTTTCTGACGACCTACATTCAACGAATTCGCGCAGTAACAGCCGAGGAAGTTATGGAAATGGCGACCCGTTACCTAACTCCAGAAAGCCTGAATGAAGTAGTTGTAGGGGGTAAATAGGATTTGTATAGAGAAACCAAGTCGTTTTGTAGTCTAAAAAGATTTGCCGTTTAGTAACAATCCCTTAATTTTGGGGTTACACTCCCTTTACAAGGCTAATCAATTTAATTGGCTAGTCTCTTTATCCAGCAACCAGTTCTTAAGTTTTATTGATGAATGTTCTCATTATCTGCGCCACTACACTAGTGGCCTATTTGCTAGGGTCTATCCCCTCCGCCGTATGGTACGGTCAGGCATTCTTTGGCCTTGATATTCGTAACTATGGTAGTGGTAATGCCGGTGCAACCAATACCTTCCGCGTGTTGGGTAAACGAGCCGGAACCATAGTGATGTTGCTGGACGTACTGAAAGGATACACAGCAGCTATTTTATCGACTATACTATGGTATGCCGATGTTATCACCATCAATGAAATTCTGACCTTCAAAATCGTTTTTGGCTTAGTGGCCGTTATAGGGCATCTATATCCTGTTTTTGCCAATTTTAAAGGTGGGAAAGGCGTGGCAACGCTGCTGGGAATGATGTTAGCGACGCATCCAGAAATGGCCGCCGTTTGCATTGGCATTTTTCTATTGGTGGTTATTGCCTCACAATACGTATCGCTAGGGTCAATTCTTGCCGCATTGGCCTTCCCTGTTCTGTTGTTATTGCAGATTTTTGGTCAGAAAGAAAATCCATTATTGATTGTTTTTGGCTTCATCGTCTTTTTGCTTGTGGTATTTACACACCAGAAAAATATTGGTCGATTATTACGTGGCGAAGAAAGCCGTACTATTCTAATCCGATTCCGAAAAAAGCACTAGGCTAAGAAACCTTATTTCAGGATAAATCAACGCCCCGGCGTTGCGCGAAAAAGGCGTAACTTCGGGGCGAACTTTTTAGATATATGGTATATGATATAAGATGTATGATATGGCTATTGGCTTATCTATCTTATATCATATACCATATATCATACATCAAAGTATGACTAACTACCTTGAAACCAATAAGCAACGATTTTTAGATGAGTTGCTGGACTTACTACGTATTCCATCGGTTTCGGCCGATTCAGCATTTAAAGGCGATGTGCGCCGGGCTGCCGAATTTGTGAAAGACAAACTAACGGCTGCTGGATTAGATAAGGCCGCTTTGTACGAAACACCAGGCCACCCAATTGTTTACGCCGAAAAAATTGTGGACGCTACCCTGCCAACGGTGTTGGTATACGGTCACTACGATGTTCAGCCTGCCGATCCGTACGAACTCTGGAATACACCGCCTTTTGAGCCGACGATTCGTAACGAACGAATTTATGCGCGAGGTGCTTGCGACGACAAGGGCCAGTTCTACATGCATATCAAAGCCATTGAAGCAATGGTGGCTACGGACGGTTTACCCTGTAATGTAAAGGTGATGATTGAGGGCGAAGAAGAAGTTGGCTCTGATCACCTTGGCACTTTTGTGAAGGAAAATCGTGAGATGCTTAAAGCCGATGTCATTTTAATTTCGGATACGAGCATTATTTCAAACGAAACCCCTTCGCTTGAAATGGGTCTTCGTGGGCTTTCGTACGTAGAAGTACAGGTTACAGGTGCAAATCGTGATTTACATTCGGGCGTGTATGGCGGTGGGGTCGCTAACCCGATCAACGTCTTGTGCGAAATGATTGCATCGCTTCATGATGAGAACGGTCGCGTGACGATTCCTGGTTTTTATGATAAAGTGATTGATCTAAGTGATACCGAGCGTGCTGAATTAGCGAAGGCTCCCTTCGATTTAGAAGAGTATAAAAAAGACCTGGGCATTAATGATGTGCTCGGTGAAACGGGCTACTCGACCAACGAACGTACTTCGATTCGGCCAACATTAGATGTCAACGGGATTTGGGGTGGGTATACAGGCGAAGGAGCCAAAACGGTACTTCCGTCAAAAGCATCGGCCAAGATCAGTATGCGATTGGTACCAAACCAAACGCCCGACGAAATTACGGAGATGTTTACATCTCATTTCAAGTCGATAGCGCCAGCGGGTGTAACTGTTACAGTTACGCCACATCATGGTGGTATGCCTTACGTAACGCCTATCGATTCAGTTGAATTTGAGGCTGCCAGCAAAGCATTTGAAGAAGCCTGGGGTAAAAAGCCCATTCCAACACGCGGTGGTGGTAGTATTCCTATTACAGCGCTGTTTGAGCAAGAGCTTGGTATTAAGTCGATTCTGATGGGTTTCGGTCTCGATAGCGATGCCCTGCATTCACCGAATGAAAGTTATGGCCTCTTTAACTTCTATAAAGGCATCGAAACCATCCCTTATTTCTATAAATACTACGCAGCTCTCAAGCAATAAGTATTGTTCACAGGTTTTTTGCCTGGAGCCGGGACACGGCTCCAGGCAAAAGCCCTATTTCAAAAAGTCGCGTAAAACTGTTTAGGCGTAAATCCTTCTTTTCTCTATGAAAAAAACGTTACCGGTTCTTTTGTTAAGTTTTTTGGCGGTGACCTGGGCTTCTGCTCAACAAACGCCAACTGCTCCACCTGCTCGTGTATTAACACCCGCTGAGCAGAAGCAGAAAGAAAAAATAGACCGAGAAATTCAACGAGAACGGCAAATTCGAGCAGAATGGTTGCAAAAGCAACGTGAATACGAAGCTAAACAAGCCGAGAAGGAGCGCCAACGACAAGCTAAAAAAGCAGGAAAAGAACTGCCTGCCAAAGAGACACCAGCCCCTCAGTCGAAACCAATTGTAGCACCACCACCTGCTCCAGCGCAAACTGTGCAACCATCAGTTAGCCAGCCAACAACACCGGTAGTTGTAGGGCCTACTGAGAAAGAAATACGAGCTAAGGAAGAACAAG
Proteins encoded in this region:
- the plsY gene encoding glycerol-3-phosphate 1-O-acyltransferase PlsY yields the protein MNVLIICATTLVAYLLGSIPSAVWYGQAFFGLDIRNYGSGNAGATNTFRVLGKRAGTIVMLLDVLKGYTAAILSTILWYADVITINEILTFKIVFGLVAVIGHLYPVFANFKGGKGVATLLGMMLATHPEMAAVCIGIFLLVVIASQYVSLGSILAALAFPVLLLLQIFGQKENPLLIVFGFIVFLLVVFTHQKNIGRLLRGEESRTILIRFRKKH
- a CDS encoding dipeptidase; the encoded protein is MTNYLETNKQRFLDELLDLLRIPSVSADSAFKGDVRRAAEFVKDKLTAAGLDKAALYETPGHPIVYAEKIVDATLPTVLVYGHYDVQPADPYELWNTPPFEPTIRNERIYARGACDDKGQFYMHIKAIEAMVATDGLPCNVKVMIEGEEEVGSDHLGTFVKENREMLKADVILISDTSIISNETPSLEMGLRGLSYVEVQVTGANRDLHSGVYGGGVANPINVLCEMIASLHDENGRVTIPGFYDKVIDLSDTERAELAKAPFDLEEYKKDLGINDVLGETGYSTNERTSIRPTLDVNGIWGGYTGEGAKTVLPSKASAKISMRLVPNQTPDEITEMFTSHFKSIAPAGVTVTVTPHHGGMPYVTPIDSVEFEAASKAFEEAWGKKPIPTRGGGSIPITALFEQELGIKSILMGFGLDSDALHSPNESYGLFNFYKGIETIPYFYKYYAALKQ